The proteins below are encoded in one region of Reichenbachiella sp. 5M10:
- a CDS encoding saccharopine dehydrogenase family protein gives MTQKKIIVLGAGRSSSVLIDFLLDHAADSQWRLTVADIDLVLAQERIRKHPHGEAMAFDIKDTEQTKLLGGYDLVISMLPAAFHYTVAKVCAHAGVDMLTASYVSDEIRNLSDVFEQNGAGLIMEMGLDPGIDHMSAMKVLDRIRRAGAELRSFETFTGGLLAPSQDDNPWEYKFTWNPRNVVLAGQGYVKFLQQGRYKYIPYHRVFRRTEVIHIPEHGYFEGYANRDSLKYLDAYKLRGIQTLYRGTLRRTGFCKAWDVFVQLGATDDTFEMQAVNNMTHRQFINSFLSYNPSDSVELKLAHYLNLDMDSEEMYKLKWLGMFDEELVGMDQGTPAQILEHILKKKWTIQSDEKDMIIMWHKFEYVENGELKKLQSYMAVEGVDAVHTAMSKTVGLPLAVSAQLMLQGKLTVKGVHIPTEESIYRPVLEALEGYGVNFTETEIEH, from the coding sequence ATGACGCAAAAGAAAATAATAGTATTGGGGGCGGGGCGATCGTCTTCTGTGTTGATCGATTTTTTGCTCGATCATGCGGCTGACTCTCAGTGGAGGTTAACCGTCGCGGATATCGATTTGGTTTTGGCCCAAGAAAGAATAAGGAAGCACCCACATGGTGAAGCGATGGCCTTTGATATCAAAGATACAGAGCAAACGAAGCTTTTGGGAGGGTATGATTTGGTCATCTCAATGTTGCCTGCAGCTTTTCATTATACGGTGGCCAAAGTATGTGCACATGCTGGAGTAGATATGTTGACGGCATCCTATGTGAGTGATGAGATTCGAAATCTTTCTGATGTTTTTGAACAAAATGGTGCGGGATTGATCATGGAGATGGGCTTGGACCCAGGGATTGATCATATGTCTGCGATGAAGGTCCTCGATAGAATCCGTCGTGCGGGGGCTGAATTGCGTTCTTTTGAGACTTTCACCGGAGGACTGTTGGCACCTAGTCAAGATGATAACCCGTGGGAATACAAGTTTACATGGAACCCTCGAAACGTCGTACTGGCAGGGCAGGGTTATGTCAAGTTTTTGCAACAAGGACGTTACAAGTACATTCCTTACCATCGGGTGTTTCGTAGGACGGAAGTGATACACATTCCTGAGCACGGTTACTTTGAGGGGTATGCCAACAGGGATTCACTCAAGTATCTGGATGCCTACAAATTGCGAGGGATTCAGACACTATATCGTGGGACACTGCGTCGGACGGGGTTTTGCAAGGCATGGGATGTTTTTGTGCAACTGGGTGCTACAGATGATACGTTTGAGATGCAGGCTGTGAACAACATGACACACCGCCAGTTTATTAATTCTTTTTTGTCGTACAACCCCAGTGATTCGGTGGAACTGAAATTGGCTCATTATCTAAATCTTGACATGGACTCTGAGGAGATGTATAAGCTCAAATGGTTGGGGATGTTTGATGAGGAACTAGTGGGGATGGATCAGGGTACTCCTGCACAGATTTTGGAGCATATCCTCAAGAAAAAATGGACGATTCAGTCGGACGAAAAGGACATGATCATCATGTGGCACAAGTTTGAATACGTGGAAAATGGTGAGCTCAAGAAATTACAGTCCTACATGGCTGTGGAGGGAGTGGATGCTGTTCATACTGCCATGTCCAAGACCGTAGGGTTGCCTCTGGCAGTGTCTGCACAGTTGATGCTGCAGGGCAAATTGACCGTGAAGGGAGTACATATCCCTACCGAAGAATCAATATACAGACCGGTCTTGGAAGCACTCGAAGGCTATGGGGTCAATTTTACCGAAACCGAAATAGAACACTAA
- the ppk2 gene encoding polyphosphate kinase 2 gives MDISELSTKEYNHLLEHYQIELLKLQKHIVKKGLRVVILFEGRDAAGKGGTIKRFIEHMNPREFRVVALGKPNKKEKGQWYFQRYIKQLPTAGEIRFFDRSWYNRAVVEPVMGFCSQKQYKLFMSQVNEYEKMITEDGIHLIKFWLDIDKEVQEKRFAARNEDPLKTWKLSPVDMKAQNMWDQFSLYINSMLDHTHTVHAPWVRVDSNYKKAARLLMIGQVLDRFDYEDKNYEASNLHPQLLNKSPYPHH, from the coding sequence ATGGATATATCCGAGCTAAGTACCAAGGAGTACAATCATCTTTTAGAACATTACCAAATTGAACTTCTTAAACTACAAAAACACATCGTCAAAAAAGGCTTAAGAGTCGTTATCCTTTTCGAAGGACGTGACGCAGCAGGCAAAGGAGGCACCATCAAGCGCTTCATCGAACACATGAACCCGAGGGAATTTCGTGTAGTAGCATTGGGCAAACCCAACAAAAAAGAAAAAGGACAGTGGTACTTCCAGCGCTACATCAAACAACTGCCTACAGCAGGGGAGATTCGCTTTTTTGACCGGAGCTGGTACAACAGGGCCGTGGTAGAACCAGTCATGGGCTTTTGTAGCCAAAAACAGTACAAACTATTCATGTCCCAAGTCAATGAGTATGAAAAAATGATCACCGAAGACGGAATCCATCTCATCAAATTTTGGCTAGACATAGACAAAGAAGTCCAAGAAAAACGATTTGCAGCAAGAAATGAAGATCCTCTCAAGACATGGAAACTCAGTCCCGTCGACATGAAAGCCCAAAATATGTGGGATCAATTTAGTCTCTACATCAACTCCATGCTTGACCACACCCACACTGTACATGCTCCGTGGGTTCGCGTCGACTCCAACTACAAAAAAGCGGCAAGACTACTCATGATTGGACAAGTCTTGGACAGGTTTGATTACGAAGACAAAAACTATGAAGCAAGCAACTTACATCCTCAGTTACTGAACAAAAGTCCATACCCCCATCACTAA
- a CDS encoding LysE family translocator produces the protein MEAVYLFMIALGCSFAGSIPPGSINLSVMQLAVQGKKGGALTFALAAACIEFLYAGLAVRFQIYLTDNIEIATWFKWVSGTILILLGLFNLVKKNRASRTMDSGEKRAGFAKGVVVALMNPLAIPYWLTVTTYLQAMQWIVLSSENYLVYVTGISVGTMLLLLAVIALGTRFSAIQNNPFLLYRVPGLIFLVMGVWTFVQ, from the coding sequence ATGGAAGCGGTATACTTATTCATGATAGCACTGGGCTGTAGTTTTGCGGGATCGATACCTCCTGGTTCGATCAATCTCTCCGTGATGCAGTTGGCTGTACAGGGTAAGAAGGGAGGAGCGTTGACTTTTGCTTTGGCTGCTGCATGCATTGAGTTTTTATATGCAGGGTTGGCGGTGCGTTTTCAGATTTATTTGACCGATAATATAGAAATCGCGACTTGGTTCAAGTGGGTGTCAGGTACAATATTGATTCTTTTGGGGCTATTCAATCTGGTCAAAAAAAATAGAGCGAGTCGTACCATGGACAGTGGGGAGAAACGCGCTGGTTTTGCCAAGGGGGTAGTGGTCGCGTTGATGAACCCACTGGCAATCCCCTATTGGCTCACGGTGACTACTTATCTCCAGGCGATGCAGTGGATAGTGCTGTCTAGCGAAAACTACTTGGTCTATGTCACGGGGATCTCGGTGGGGACGATGCTCTTGTTGTTAGCCGTGATAGCACTAGGTACACGGTTTTCAGCTATCCAAAACAATCCCTTTTTGCTTTATCGCGTGCCAGGGCTCATTTTTTTAGTGATGGGGGTATGGACTTTTGTTCAGTAA
- a CDS encoding regulatory protein RecX, with translation MQEKKKINLTKKEALLKAANFCAYQERSQKEVRQKLYDYGLYRDEVEDVLTDLILDGYINEERFAKTFAGGKFRIKKWGRNRIIKALQQHDVSAYCVTQALKEIEEGDYLTTLEELIAKKSSSLSETDLFKKREKVSRHLIYKGYETDLVWDLVKDLVQNG, from the coding sequence TTGCAAGAAAAGAAGAAAATTAATCTCACCAAAAAGGAAGCACTGCTCAAGGCGGCTAATTTTTGTGCCTATCAGGAGAGGTCGCAAAAGGAAGTACGACAAAAGCTCTACGACTATGGTCTGTACCGGGATGAAGTAGAAGACGTGTTGACTGATTTGATTTTGGACGGGTATATCAACGAAGAGCGCTTTGCCAAGACTTTTGCTGGGGGCAAGTTTCGTATCAAAAAGTGGGGAAGAAACCGGATCATCAAAGCACTGCAACAGCACGACGTGTCGGCTTATTGTGTGACACAAGCCCTGAAAGAAATCGAAGAAGGAGACTACCTGACTACTCTTGAAGAATTGATTGCGAAAAAGAGTTCGTCACTTTCTGAGACGGATTTATTTAAGAAGAGGGAAAAGGTGTCTCGGCACTTGATATACAAAGGGTATGAAACCGACTTGGTGTGGGATCTGGTCAAAGATCTCGTGCAGAATGGATAG
- a CDS encoding NADPH-dependent FMN reductase has protein sequence MRKVVAFGASSSSQSINKRLATWAAYQLAEAQVQVLDLNDYEMPIFSVDKEKVLGQPSEAVAFKDALRQANGILISFAEHNGNFSAAFKNIFDWASRIEPKMWLDKPMFLLATSDGKRGGQTVLEIAVKGFPHRGGDVVASFSLPQFKDHFEDDRGITDEVLLREFHQELTKFSAAMGELSNP, from the coding sequence ATGAGAAAAGTAGTTGCATTTGGAGCCAGTAGTAGTAGTCAGTCTATCAACAAGCGTTTGGCGACTTGGGCGGCATATCAATTGGCCGAGGCTCAGGTGCAAGTCTTGGATCTCAATGACTATGAGATGCCGATTTTTAGCGTGGACAAAGAGAAAGTGCTGGGTCAGCCTTCTGAGGCTGTTGCATTCAAAGATGCTTTACGTCAAGCAAATGGCATCCTGATTTCGTTTGCAGAGCACAATGGTAATTTTAGTGCTGCCTTCAAAAATATATTTGATTGGGCTTCACGTATAGAACCTAAAATGTGGCTGGACAAACCGATGTTTCTCCTTGCGACATCCGACGGCAAGAGGGGAGGACAGACGGTCTTGGAGATAGCTGTCAAGGGGTTCCCTCATCGTGGAGGAGATGTTGTAGCCTCGTTTTCTTTGCCTCAGTTCAAGGATCACTTTGAGGATGATCGTGGGATCACGGATGAGGTATTGTTGAGAGAGTTTCATCAGGAGTTGACAAAGTTCTCCGCAGCAATGGGTGAGTTGAGTAACCCTTGA
- a CDS encoding DUF5995 family protein, giving the protein MHTIDDVIERLDQITDNTIADYDPLGYFAALYRRVTFEVKQSVDHRFFENSQRMEKLAVIFAKRYFTALETYMSKKEPTKSWKASFDVVDNFWMIVFQHIMTGMNAHINLDLAIAAAEVGYEDMDDLKRDFFRINDILASLVDKVERDLSEVWPTLSFVLKMAGKADNFLIDFSMKKARDGAWEFARYLAHAPRSQWDGLINERDQRVAEKAKLITKPGVFVSAVFMMIRIGERGNVPMKIKCLMD; this is encoded by the coding sequence ATGCATACCATTGATGACGTAATCGAACGACTCGATCAGATTACAGACAATACCATCGCCGATTATGACCCGCTCGGGTATTTTGCGGCGTTATATCGTAGAGTGACCTTTGAGGTGAAACAGTCCGTGGATCATCGATTTTTTGAGAACTCTCAGAGAATGGAGAAACTTGCGGTGATTTTTGCCAAGCGGTATTTCACAGCCTTGGAGACGTATATGAGCAAGAAGGAACCGACCAAGTCTTGGAAGGCGTCGTTTGATGTTGTGGATAATTTTTGGATGATCGTCTTTCAGCACATCATGACCGGAATGAACGCCCACATCAACTTAGATTTGGCGATCGCTGCAGCGGAGGTAGGGTACGAAGATATGGATGACCTCAAGCGTGATTTTTTTCGGATCAATGACATCTTGGCTTCACTTGTGGATAAGGTAGAGCGAGATCTTTCGGAGGTGTGGCCTACGTTGAGTTTTGTACTCAAAATGGCCGGAAAGGCGGACAATTTCTTGATTGATTTCAGTATGAAGAAAGCTAGAGATGGTGCGTGGGAGTTTGCGCGGTATCTCGCACATGCTCCTCGTTCGCAATGGGACGGATTGATCAATGAGCGGGATCAGCGTGTAGCTGAGAAGGCTAAGTTGATCACAAAGCCTGGGGTTTTCGTCAGTGCTGTCTTTATGATGATACGGATTGGTGAGCGTGGCAATGTCCCTATGAAAATCAAATGCTTGATGGATTAG
- the def gene encoding peptide deformylase, which translates to MSKCPMLWGVVLLLSSCVGSQKTTRPMKPSSAQFSTAQSELILEAGPDTPMRIFKITDTSDSLLLRTPSERLEVDSTDRVLEQLVERLYATVRDSLSMGVGIAAPQVGILKNLIWVQRLDKENLPFEAYLNPVITRYSSQKQDCREGCLSIPGRMDTTRTRSYAIHIEYDRLDQQHVSERVEGFTAVIFQHEIDHLRGILYLDHLEKESKER; encoded by the coding sequence ATGTCTAAGTGTCCAATGCTGTGGGGCGTAGTGTTGTTGTTGTCCTCTTGTGTCGGGAGCCAAAAAACGACCCGCCCAATGAAACCGTCCAGTGCTCAATTTTCGACGGCACAAAGCGAACTGATCTTGGAAGCGGGCCCTGACACACCTATGCGTATCTTCAAAATCACGGACACCTCTGATTCGTTGCTCCTTCGTACACCTAGTGAGCGTTTGGAGGTGGATTCTACAGACAGGGTGCTCGAGCAACTTGTCGAGCGGCTGTATGCGACTGTACGAGATAGTCTGTCGATGGGAGTGGGGATAGCGGCGCCTCAGGTTGGGATTCTGAAAAACCTCATCTGGGTACAGCGACTGGATAAGGAAAACTTGCCCTTCGAGGCATATTTGAATCCAGTGATCACAAGGTACTCTTCTCAAAAACAAGATTGTAGAGAGGGGTGTCTGTCGATCCCAGGGAGGATGGATACTACTAGGACACGGTCCTATGCGATCCATATCGAGTATGATCGATTGGATCAGCAGCATGTCTCCGAGCGAGTAGAAGGGTTTACGGCGGTGATTTTTCAGCACGAGATAGATCATTTGAGAGGCATCTTGTATTTGGATCATTTGGAAAAAGAATCAAAGGAGAGATAA
- a CDS encoding DUF418 domain-containing protein: MMSSSSPRIPIIDALRGFALLGIILIHCIEHFEVFLPTNADSSWVTSYDEQVYEAVIFLVSGKAYSIFALLFGYSFFIQMNRQEMKGVDFRPIFAWRLVILLGMGLLHSMIYRGDILHIYALMGMPMMVFYGVPSRILLWIAGLLILQPVLLYLVATSFMDPEFVYAPYYGDGNFEEGERIYSAGTLGEVLQYNLYRARVVVWAWTYHNGRFFQLMALFLVGLVMARHQFLEQLSLYRSKVVFLGYFTLLIMLLFNLYVGAIEDFAWTDTQKALVTTTVQSYLNVFYTLAICSVFVLIFLFLESRIKLFVYFSAYGRMSLTNYMSQAILGVVLFYGFGLGWYATVGAVWSLVLGGVIFTVQAAISWCWLQHHRYGPMEWLWRVLTYRDFSIPIKN; the protein is encoded by the coding sequence ATGATGTCGTCTAGTTCACCGCGTATACCAATCATCGATGCGCTCAGAGGGTTTGCTCTTTTGGGGATTATTTTGATTCACTGCATTGAGCATTTTGAGGTTTTCTTGCCGACGAATGCTGATTCATCTTGGGTGACGAGCTATGATGAACAGGTGTATGAAGCGGTGATTTTTTTAGTGAGTGGCAAGGCCTATTCTATCTTTGCCTTGTTGTTTGGCTATAGCTTTTTCATACAGATGAACCGGCAGGAAATGAAGGGAGTGGATTTTCGGCCAATTTTTGCGTGGCGCTTGGTGATCTTGTTGGGCATGGGGCTGTTGCACTCGATGATCTATCGTGGAGATATCTTGCACATCTACGCGCTCATGGGGATGCCAATGATGGTGTTTTATGGGGTGCCTTCTAGGATTTTGTTATGGATTGCAGGGTTATTGATTTTACAACCTGTGTTATTGTATTTGGTCGCCACATCTTTCATGGATCCTGAGTTTGTCTATGCTCCTTACTACGGGGATGGTAATTTCGAAGAGGGAGAGAGGATTTATTCTGCAGGGACGTTGGGAGAAGTACTACAGTACAATCTGTACCGTGCACGGGTCGTAGTATGGGCTTGGACTTATCACAACGGCAGATTCTTTCAGTTGATGGCGTTGTTTTTGGTCGGTTTGGTGATGGCTCGCCATCAATTCTTGGAGCAGCTCAGCCTGTACCGTTCCAAAGTGGTGTTCTTGGGCTACTTTACTTTGTTGATCATGCTTCTGTTCAATCTTTACGTGGGGGCGATCGAAGATTTTGCTTGGACCGACACTCAGAAAGCGCTAGTGACTACTACTGTTCAATCCTACCTCAATGTTTTTTATACCTTGGCGATTTGCAGCGTTTTTGTATTGATATTCCTGTTTTTAGAAAGTAGAATCAAACTTTTCGTCTATTTCTCAGCCTATGGGCGAATGAGTCTGACCAACTACATGTCTCAGGCAATACTTGGAGTCGTATTGTTTTATGGTTTTGGATTAGGATGGTATGCTACGGTAGGAGCGGTGTGGAGTCTTGTGTTGGGGGGAGTGATTTTTACGGTTCAGGCAGCAATCAGCTGGTGTTGGTTGCAGCACCATCGTTATGGCCCGATGGAGTGGCTGTGGAGAGTCTTGACTTATCGTGATTTCAGTATTCCTATCAAAAACTAG